From one Suicoccus acidiformans genomic stretch:
- a CDS encoding site-specific integrase codes for MQIIDDDYREFMHLTEQHMRPDVYRCLYMITFGLRRGEAYGLTQRNIRFLPSGHARLDIKISRTRDYPEGKSVKSSASNRIVVVNETVAQLLNNQITETKSLMASENKILGIDDFIFISPVTKQPYHIKTLNDWMQKIGDMMEITITPHMFRHTFASYASALGIDNLQLQRYLGHSDIDMTAHYTKGLEIVAEIVLNVVDGFWK; via the coding sequence ATGCAGATTATCGATGATGATTACAGAGAATTTATGCATTTAACTGAGCAACACATGCGCCCTGATGTATATCGGTGTTTATATATGATTACTTTTGGTCTAAGAAGAGGTGAGGCCTATGGCTTAACGCAAAGAAATATACGTTTCCTGCCTAGTGGCCACGCACGGCTAGATATAAAGATTTCTCGGACACGAGATTATCCCGAAGGTAAGAGCGTGAAATCAAGTGCTTCAAACAGGATTGTCGTCGTAAACGAAACCGTCGCACAACTACTTAATAATCAAATCACAGAAACCAAGTCATTGATGGCAAGTGAAAATAAAATCTTAGGCATTGATGATTTTATCTTTATATCTCCAGTCACAAAACAGCCCTATCACATAAAGACGTTAAACGACTGGATGCAGAAAATCGGAGATATGATGGAGATTACAATCACGCCACATATGTTCCGGCACACTTTCGCTAGCTATGCCTCAGCTCTTGGAATTGATAATTTACAGCTCCAAAGGTATCTAGGTCATAGCGATATAGATATGACTGCTCACTATACGAAAGGGCTAGAGATAGTCGCTGAAATTGTGTTAAATGTCGTTGATGGTTTCTGGAAATAA